One genomic segment of Oncorhynchus mykiss isolate Arlee chromosome 10, USDA_OmykA_1.1, whole genome shotgun sequence includes these proteins:
- the LOC118966776 gene encoding protocadherin beta-16-like, whose amino-acid sequence MEYKRGSILRRGRWTTFVFLLLTVHQCVGDIRYSIAEEIKRGSVVGRFSQDLGIDVKTLSTRRPRIEFEGSTRYCDINQKNGDLIVNERMDREELCGQRPSCALHFDFFLENPLELHRVTLEIQDVNDNFPTFPNEVIKLEIRESANKGERFSIDEALDTDTGVNSVQGYTLSANEHFTLSVHTSADTGKYAEIVLEHELDREKQDELSLILTAYDGGKPQKSGTVVIQVRVLDANDNVPVFTQSIYKMSVPENAPLGTAVVTVSASDADEGANGQVTYEFSHISIKTKNTFSIDPRSGEIKIKSMIDFEDTSSFELRVKAKDGAGQAASCKVIVDVADINDNAPVILIKSFKSPLPENSPAGTEVAFIYVQDRDSESNGKVICSIEQNTYFKLSPSIKKHISLITAVELDRETQSEYNITLIATDEGHPPLSSFQTITLIVSDVNDNQPVFDKQSYNAYVTENNNPGSSMCSVTARDPDWRQNGTVVYSLLHSDVNGVPVSSFVSINGDTGVIHAVRAFDYEQFRSFKVHVVARDNGSPPLSSNVTVSVYITDENDNSPQILYPAPAGNSLMTEMVPKAALAGSLVSKVIAVDADSGQNAWLSYHIVKSTDPGLFTVGIHSGEIRAQRDISESDSMKQNLVISIKDNGQPSLSTTCDVYLLISDNLAEVPELKDMTYEDSSKLTSYLIIGLVSVSTFFLTFIILILAVRFCGRRKPRMLFDGAVAIPSAYFPPNYAEVDGAGTLRSSYNYDAYLTTGSRTSDFKFVRSYNDSTLPADQTLTRCPDTLLEGSITTLNTAGEANEVSLHSSEIPPFIRERFHYVRMGYA is encoded by the coding sequence ATGGAATATAAAAGAGGTTCCATATTGAGGCGAGGGCGATGGACCACCTTTGTCTTCCTATTATTGACCGTCCATCAGTGTGTCGGGGATATTCGCTATTCCATTGCAGAAGAAATTAAACGAGGTTCTGTGGTTGGGAGATTTTCTCAGGATTTGGGAATCGATGTAAAAACACTGTCCACCAGAAGACCAAGGATCGAATTCGAAGGTAGTACACGATACTGCGACATTAACCAGAAGAATGGAGATTTGATTGTGAACGAGCggatggacagagaggagctgtgCGGACAAAGGCCGTCGTGTGCTTTGCATTTTGACTTCTTTTTGGAAAACCCTCTAGAGTTGCACCGTGTCACACTTGAAATCCAAGATGTCAACGACAATTTCCCAACATTTCCCAATGAAGTAATCAAATTAGAGATCCGAGAATCGGCCAATAAAGGAGAGCGATTTTCCATTGATGAGGCCCTCGACACAGATACGGGAGTCAATTCAGTTCAGGGTTATACTCTATCGGCAAATGAACATTTCACCTTGTCTGTTCACACAAGTGCTGATACGGGTAAATATGCAGAGATTGTACTAGAGCATGAACTAGACCGCGAAAAACAGGACGAACTATCACTTATTCTGACAGCTTATGATGGCGGAAAGCCACAGAAATCTGGCACAGTGGTTATACAGGTCCGGGTACTAGATGCTAATGATAATGTCCCTGTATTTACGCAGTCTATTTATAAGATGAGTGTGCCTGAAAACGCTCCATTGGGTACTGCCGTGGTCACTGTCAGTGCCAGCGATGCAGATGAAGGGGCGAATGGACAGGTTACATATGAATTTAGTCATATTTCTATCAAAACAAAAAATACTTTCTCTATTGATCCAAGAAGTGGAGAGATTAAAATAAAATCAATGATAGATTTTGAAGATACGTCGTCCTTTGAACTGCGAGTTAAAGCTAAAGATGGAGCAGGTCAGGCTGCTTCATGTAAAGTTATTGTCGACGTCGCTGATATTAATGACAACGCCCCAGTCATACTTATTAAGTCATTCAAATCACCATTGCCAGAAAACTCACCAGCCGGTACAGAGGTCGCCTTCATTTATGTACAGGACAGAGATTCTGAGTCCAATGGCAAAGTAATATGTTCTATTGAGCAGAACACATACTTCAAATTGTCCCCGTCaatcaaaaaacacatttccctaaTAACTGCTGTGGAATTGGATCGTGAGACACAGTCAGAATACAACATCACTCTTATTGCAACCGATGAAGGACATCCTCCACTGTCGTCATTTCAAACTATTACGTTAATTGTTTCTGATGTGAATGACAACCAACCTGTGTTTGACAAACAATCCTACAACGCCTACGTGACTGAAAATAACAATCCGGGCTCCTCTATGTGTTCTGTTACTGCCAGAGACCCAGACTGGAGACAGAACGGCACGGTGGTCTATTCTCTATTGCACAGTGATGTGAACGGTGTTCCGGTGTCCTCATTTGTATCCATTAACGGAGACACAGGGGTGATCCACGCAGTGAGAGCATTTGATTATGAGCAGTTTAGGAGCTTCAAAGTCCACGTTGTAGCCAGAGACAATGGTTCTCCTCCACTCAGCAGTAACGTGACTGTGAGTGTCTACATAACAGATGAGAATGATAACTCTCCCCAGATATTATACCCTGCTCCAGCAGGGAACTCCTTGATGACTGAGATGGTCCCCAAAGCTGCTCTGGCGGGGTCACTGGTTTCCAAGGTGATAGCTGTGGATGCTGACTCTGGACAGAACGCGTGGCTTTCATATCACATCGTGAAATCGACTGATCCGGGACTTTTCACTGTTGGTATCCACAGCGGAGAGATCAGGGCACAACGGGACATTTCTGAATCTGACAGTATGAAGCAGAACCTTGTTATATCAATAAAGGACAACggacagccctctctctctacaacctgTGATGTGTATTTACTCATATCAGATAACTTGGCTGAGGTTCCAGAACTGAAAGACATGACTTATGAGGATAGTTCCAAACTCACATCCTATTTGATCATTGGTCTGGTCTCTGTTTCCACCTTTTTCCTGACTTTCATTATTCTCATCCTGGCCGTGAGGTTCTGTGGTAGGCGAAAGCCTAGAATGTTGTTTGATGGAGCAGTCGCCATTCCCAGCGCGTATTTCCCTCCCAACTATGCAGAGGTGGATGGAGCTGGAACTCTCCGTAGTTCTTACAATTATGATGCATACCTGACAACGGGCTCACGCACCAGTGACTTCAAGTTTGTCCGATCTTACAATGACAGCACGCTGCCTGCTGATCAGACACTAACAAGATGTCCAGATACATTATTAGAAGGGAGTATCACCACGCTCAACACTGCAGGAGAGGCGAATGAGGTAAGCCTTCACTCATCTGAGATACCACCGTTTATACGTGAGCGGTTTCATTATGTGAGAATGGGTTATGCATGA